The Negativicutes bacterium genome contains a region encoding:
- the pyk gene encoding pyruvate kinase: MLKKTKIVCTMGPSTEKQEIIENLLNSGMNVARFNFSHGDHAEHGNRINLVKAAGKATGKTVSLMLDTKGPEMRLGKFAAGKVQLVAGKKLILTADQDFVGDETKVAVSHKGLCTEVKPGDTILLSDGLVSLTVEEIQGTDIVTTIMNSGIMGTLKRVAAPGVSVNLPPLSDRDVKDVIFGISQDMDFIAASFVQRAADVNAIRKVITDNNGKMEIISKIENMEGVDNIDEIIEASDGIMVARGDLGVEIPAEDVPLIQKMIINKCNTVGKPVIVATQMLESMINNPRPTRAEASDVANAIMDGTDAIMLSGETASGDYPEEAVKTMNKIANRIESSLQYNALLLNKGIALQPTTTDAISHATVQVAYEIDAKAIVTPTESGYTTKMVSKYRPKAPIIAVAPDEKTARSLNLRWGVYPIIGSRWSDTDEMIIGSVQNSVEAGYLTSGDLVVVTAGITLGAPGNTNMIKVHTV; this comes from the coding sequence ATGCTTAAAAAAACAAAAATCGTTTGTACAATGGGTCCAAGTACAGAAAAACAAGAAATTATTGAGAATTTATTAAACTCCGGTATGAATGTTGCTCGTTTCAACTTTTCACATGGTGACCATGCTGAACACGGTAACAGAATTAACTTAGTAAAAGCAGCTGGTAAAGCTACTGGTAAAACAGTTTCTTTAATGCTTGATACTAAAGGTCCTGAAATGCGTCTTGGTAAATTCGCTGCTGGTAAAGTGCAATTAGTTGCTGGCAAAAAATTAATCCTTACAGCAGATCAAGATTTCGTTGGTGATGAAACTAAAGTTGCAGTTAGCCATAAAGGTCTGTGCACAGAAGTTAAACCTGGCGATACAATCTTACTTTCTGATGGTTTAGTAAGCTTAACAGTTGAAGAAATTCAAGGTACTGATATCGTTACTACTATCATGAACAGTGGTATTATGGGAACTTTAAAAAGAGTTGCAGCACCTGGCGTGTCTGTAAACTTACCACCACTTTCTGATAGAGACGTGAAAGACGTTATTTTCGGTATTTCTCAAGATATGGACTTCATTGCCGCTTCTTTCGTACAAAGAGCAGCTGATGTTAATGCAATCCGTAAAGTTATTACTGATAACAACGGCAAAATGGAAATCATCTCTAAAATTGAAAACATGGAAGGCGTTGACAATATCGACGAAATCATCGAAGCTTCCGACGGAATCATGGTAGCTCGTGGTGATCTTGGTGTTGAAATTCCTGCTGAAGATGTACCATTAATTCAAAAAATGATTATTAATAAATGTAATACTGTTGGGAAACCAGTTATCGTTGCAACACAAATGCTTGAGTCCATGATTAATAATCCACGTCCAACAAGAGCAGAAGCAAGTGATGTTGCTAATGCTATTATGGATGGCACTGATGCAATCATGTTAAGTGGTGAAACTGCTTCCGGTGATTATCCTGAAGAAGCCGTAAAAACAATGAATAAAATTGCTAACCGTATTGAGTCTTCATTACAATACAATGCATTATTATTAAACAAAGGTATTGCATTACAACCTACTACAACTGATGCAATCAGCCATGCAACAGTACAAGTTGCTTATGAAATTGATGCTAAAGCAATTGTTACCCCTACTGAAAGTGGTTATACAACTAAAATGGTATCAAAATATCGTCCAAAAGCTCCAATCATTGCTGTTGCTCCAGACGAAAAAACAGCTAGAAGCTTAAATCTTCGTTGGGGTGTATATCCAATTATCGGTTCTCGTTGGAGCGATACTGACGAAATGATTATTGGTTCAGTACAAAACTCCGTTGAAGCTGGTTACTTAACATCAGGTGATTTAGTAGTTGTAACTGCAGGTATCACTTTAGGTGCTCCTGGCAACACTAACATGATTAAAGTTCACACAGTTTAA
- the secG gene encoding preprotein translocase subunit SecG has protein sequence MSTALMVIEAILCIALIIVVVMQSSKSAGMSGSIGGGAESIFGGKARGLDAVLAKATMILAAAFAVVTILLAKN, from the coding sequence TTGAGCACAGCTTTAATGGTGATTGAAGCAATTCTTTGTATTGCTTTAATAATAGTAGTTGTAATGCAATCAAGCAAAAGTGCAGGAATGTCCGGTTCTATTGGCGGTGGTGCTGAATCTATTTTTGGTGGCAAAGCAAGAGGACTTGATGCAGTACTTGCAAAAGCAACGATGATTTTAGCAGCAGCTTTTGCAGTAGTAACAATTCTTTTAGCAAAAAATTAG
- a CDS encoding sodium-translocating pyrophosphatase has protein sequence MELVYLAPLAGLISLLFAACLLKNVLAQNPGNERMQYLSNIIFQGAMTFLNRQYKTLLPFTLVIAVILLIVGNYKISISFAVGALCSALAGYIGMTATTKANARTAQAATVGISQALSVSFKAGSIMGMSVVGLGLLGVSMLYIIFRDTVIINSFAFGASAIAFFARVGGGIFTKAADVGADLVGKVEAGIPEDDPRNPAVIADNVGDNVGDTAGMGADLFESYGATTIAAMLIGNSVYGLNGVIYPLLLGAIGIMATLISFFFVNLNGDTNVQRALNTGIWGTNLITALAAYVLAVDIFGNKGQEIFLAIAAGLFVNFTIGLVTEYYTSSAYKPTQKIAEASQMGVATNILSGLSTGLKSTVIPIIVILGATLWSFHFAGIYGIAMAAMGMLCTAGMVVAIDSFGPVADNAGGIAEMAKLDYKVRVVTDKLDSVGNTTAAIAKGFAIGSAALTAMALFSAFAEEITKNHNLKSLIVDGHFTVNLLDPGVFIGVFLGGTLPFLICALTIEAVSKAAYEMIAEVRRQFKEISGLFEGEESPDYAKCIDISTKAAIKEMMIPGLLAVATPIIVGFLLGSKALAGFLVGITITGILLAIFMSNAGGAWDNAKKYIEAGQYGGKGSIAHSAAVIGDTIGDPFKDTAGPAMNPLIKVAGTISLIIAPFLLF, from the coding sequence ATGGAACTAGTATATTTGGCACCATTAGCAGGATTAATTTCTTTACTTTTTGCTGCCTGTTTATTGAAAAATGTTTTAGCTCAAAATCCTGGCAATGAAAGAATGCAATATTTATCAAATATAATATTTCAAGGAGCGATGACGTTTTTAAATCGGCAATATAAAACTTTATTGCCCTTTACACTGGTTATTGCAGTGATTTTATTAATAGTGGGAAACTATAAAATTAGTATTTCTTTTGCAGTTGGAGCGTTGTGCTCAGCCTTAGCAGGCTATATTGGAATGACTGCAACTACAAAAGCGAATGCGAGAACGGCTCAAGCTGCAACTGTGGGTATTAGTCAAGCCCTGAGTGTTTCTTTTAAAGCCGGCAGTATCATGGGGATGTCGGTTGTCGGGTTAGGCTTATTAGGTGTATCAATGCTGTATATAATTTTCAGAGATACTGTAATTATCAATAGTTTTGCTTTTGGGGCAAGTGCAATAGCTTTTTTTGCTAGAGTTGGTGGTGGGATATTTACCAAAGCAGCTGATGTTGGTGCTGATTTAGTTGGAAAAGTTGAAGCTGGTATTCCAGAAGACGATCCTCGTAATCCCGCAGTAATTGCTGATAATGTTGGTGATAATGTCGGTGATACGGCTGGGATGGGGGCAGACTTATTTGAATCTTATGGTGCTACTACTATTGCCGCTATGCTTATCGGTAATAGTGTTTATGGCCTTAATGGTGTTATTTATCCGCTCTTATTGGGCGCTATTGGGATTATGGCAACTTTAATTAGTTTCTTTTTTGTTAATCTTAATGGTGATACTAATGTTCAAAGAGCTCTTAATACAGGGATTTGGGGAACAAATTTAATTACAGCTCTGGCGGCATATGTCTTGGCAGTTGATATTTTCGGCAATAAGGGGCAAGAAATATTTTTAGCAATTGCTGCCGGTTTATTTGTTAATTTTACAATTGGCTTAGTGACAGAGTATTATACCTCAAGTGCTTATAAACCTACGCAAAAAATTGCCGAAGCATCACAGATGGGGGTAGCTACCAATATTTTAAGTGGTTTATCAACCGGTTTAAAAAGCACAGTAATACCGATTATTGTAATTTTAGGAGCAACTTTATGGTCGTTTCACTTTGCCGGAATTTATGGTATTGCGATGGCGGCAATGGGGATGTTATGTACAGCCGGAATGGTGGTGGCAATTGATTCGTTTGGTCCGGTTGCTGATAATGCCGGGGGCATTGCTGAAATGGCAAAACTAGATTATAAGGTAAGAGTGGTGACCGATAAACTGGATTCTGTTGGTAACACCACCGCCGCGATTGCGAAGGGCTTTGCAATTGGTTCGGCAGCATTGACGGCAATGGCCTTATTTAGCGCGTTTGCGGAAGAAATAACGAAAAACCATAACTTAAAAAGCTTGATTGTGGATGGTCATTTCACAGTTAATTTACTAGATCCCGGTGTGTTTATTGGGGTGTTTTTAGGTGGAACTTTACCGTTTTTAATTTGTGCACTAACGATTGAAGCTGTGAGCAAGGCCGCTTATGAAATGATTGCTGAAGTACGGCGACAGTTTAAAGAAATTTCGGGACTGTTTGAAGGTGAAGAGAGTCCCGATTATGCTAAATGTATTGATATCAGCACTAAAGCTGCGATTAAAGAAATGATGATTCCGGGGTTATTAGCGGTAGCTACTCCGATTATTGTAGGGTTCTTGTTAGGATCAAAAGCATTAGCTGGTTTTTTAGTAGGAATAACAATTACTGGAATCTTATTAGCAATATTTATGTCAAACGCCGGTGGGGCTTGGGATAATGCTAAAAAATATATTGAAGCGGGACAATATGGCGGTAAGGGTAGTATTGCTCATAGTGCAGCCGTTATTGGAGATACGATTGGTGATCCTTTTAAAGATACAGCAGGCCCGGCCATGAATCCATTAATAAAGGTTGCCGGGACTATTTCATTGATTATTGCACCATTTTTACTGTTCTAG
- a CDS encoding alpha/beta fold hydrolase: MLKGAEPFILKGGNTGILLVHGFTGSPAEIALLGEFLHNHQYTVMAPRLTGHGTSVEDLEHTTKEDWYNSVVDAYHLLKNCCNEIHVMGLSMGGLLAIKLSLEFNIKKVLVMSTPFNIITRGRELPPKEYCQGQFIPKLRREFAVEPKYLVAYNQMPLLSIHQLFELVAETKNSLPKFNNKILIMQSKKDHTIKVNSAKCLYQNIASTEKKIVWLEESGHVITLDKERDIVFKEALRFIEK; encoded by the coding sequence ATCTTAAAAGGAGCAGAGCCGTTTATTTTAAAAGGCGGCAATACTGGGATATTATTAGTACATGGCTTTACCGGTTCACCGGCGGAGATAGCACTATTAGGTGAATTTTTACATAATCATCAATATACAGTTATGGCACCACGATTAACCGGACATGGTACCAGCGTTGAAGATTTGGAACATACAACCAAAGAAGATTGGTATAACAGTGTAGTAGATGCTTACCATTTATTAAAAAATTGTTGTAATGAAATTCATGTGATGGGTTTATCAATGGGGGGCTTATTAGCCATTAAGTTAAGCCTTGAATTTAACATAAAAAAAGTACTGGTGATGAGTACGCCTTTTAATATTATTACTAGAGGACGGGAGTTGCCACCAAAAGAGTATTGCCAAGGTCAATTTATTCCCAAATTAAGACGTGAATTTGCTGTTGAACCGAAATACTTAGTGGCCTATAACCAAATGCCATTATTATCAATTCATCAGTTGTTTGAGTTGGTAGCAGAAACAAAAAATAGCTTGCCGAAATTTAATAATAAGATTCTTATTATGCAAAGTAAAAAAGACCATACGATAAAAGTAAACAGTGCAAAATGTTTATATCAAAATATCGCTTCAACTGAGAAAAAAATAGTATGGCTTGAGGAATCAGGTCATGTAATAACCTTAGATAAAGAACGTGATATTGTCTTTAAGGAAGCCTTAAGATTTATCGAAAAATAA
- a CDS encoding PaaI family thioesterase produces the protein MAQGAENSNCFVCGENNPIGLKLKFREENNKYLADFIPTTNYQGYDGVLHGGIVSTLIDEITAGYMYYKGYKAVTAKLEVRFRRPTPIGEKLTVQGEVINQKGKMVEMLGKIILADGSVTAEGKTIVALQD, from the coding sequence GTGGCACAAGGAGCAGAAAATAGCAATTGTTTTGTTTGTGGAGAAAATAACCCAATTGGCTTGAAATTAAAATTTCGCGAAGAGAATAACAAGTATTTGGCTGATTTTATTCCTACTACTAATTATCAGGGCTATGATGGTGTTTTACATGGTGGCATTGTCAGTACGCTTATTGATGAAATAACAGCCGGCTATATGTACTATAAAGGTTATAAAGCAGTTACTGCTAAGCTGGAGGTGCGCTTTCGGCGACCAACGCCGATTGGTGAAAAACTAACAGTACAAGGTGAAGTTATCAATCAAAAAGGAAAAATGGTAGAGATGCTAGGCAAAATAATTTTAGCCGATGGTAGTGTTACGGCTGAGGGAAAAACTATCGTAGCTCTACAAGATTAA